The nucleotide sequence GTCCTGCATCCGCATCCTTTGCTCTTCTCATCCCTGCCCACCTTTTCGCTCTCTCCTTATTCACGCCTTCCCGGACACTTGCAGCTTTCgcgcgcgtgtgtgtgtgaagAACAGGAAGAGAGAAGCGAGACTCCAACTTAGCGTTTACAGTTGCGGTTCAAATAGTGCATAGCTGTAGTTTTATTAACCCGAAAAGCATTACGGGATCACTTTGGGGCCCGGTACCAGAGGTCAATATATATGAGGTAGTTAGACTTTTTTAATTCATGAAATCCTGATTTCCGAACTGCTACCCAGTAAGTTTTCTTACTTCCTTAAAACTAGTCAGATTCTAAAAGTTTTGAGGATATTGAACCTCCATTATAAAGGTTTTAACCAGTGTATGTAGATATCAAGATTTAAATAAGCGTTATACAGCCAGTCGACAATTTATGATAATGAAATTATGATCATGTACACGTTTTAGTCAAAATATACAATCCCGAGCTCTATGGATccttaagttttttttttatatctttttgtCTATAATAACGGAGCTTTGAATAAGATTATGCTTAAACTACAAATTCAATTACTTGATTTACACAATCCCAATGAACAATCTAAAGAAAACAACCAGGACAGAAAAAAGATCTTGAGATTTATAAACTGACACGTGTAATTTATCAGGAGGGAAACAGAATCAAAATGACAAGTATCTTTTTGTAGTTGTATCTCTTTCTTTTACTAACCAATAAAAACTAATTGTTGCTGGGGCGAAAAATACTGCCAACTTGTCATATTTGTCGGACTTTATCGATGACTCGACTCCAGGGCAGTTTTTCGCACACAGATTTTCTCTCGGCACTTTGGCAGCCTTCTGCTggttattaataaaaattaataataaccaAATCTCTGGCGCTGGGGCACTTGGACATGGGCATTCTCGTGTATTTCGCAGCTGATTGCGTAAACCGCTCGCGACGTTTGTTTTGAATTGCTGCTTTTGTTTTGGTACCGATTCGAGGGTCTACGAGTGTGAAATCTCTGGCTCTCTCCCTCGGCTCTCGATTCTCCATTCTACATTCTCCGGGTGTTATCAGTGCGGAATTGGCCTATGGCGCTTTATGGGAACTGGTATGGGGTAGTATTAGTATATGTAGGTGTAGTATAGTATTTCGGGTCGTATCTGGGATCTTAATCGCAGTGCAAATCGTGTTGAAACTGCGGAGCACGCGTTTTCCCCAACTTCTTGCAACCTTGGTTGGGCagggcggtgggtggtgggggTGATTAAGTGTGGCGGGGTTCTCGCTGTCGATCTGAGGTGACGTAAATGTTTGCGGTGGATAGCGCCAACTTTGAGGTGGCGCTCTTCAACGATGACGTAGCTAGCGCTTCTTCTGTTTACTCGCACATTATTTTGCACTTGCCCATTGATTTTCGCCTTGCACAGAAAGAAATGATGGATGTgatacaaatttaatttgaagGAATTTAGTTGGCTCAAAAATCTAGGTGATGATGACGTAATATATTAAAATCCCCTTATATTCTATTAAGTTCATACTATCAAttcatttattaaaatacataataaCCCTTAACTATGATATGAAATCTCAAAATATTTACTTAACCCCCTAGCTTTGAGTAAATATAGAGCTCAGTTTTTTGGTGTGTATGAGAATGGATAGTTTACTGCTGCCTCCCCACTCTCTAAATCTCCCGCTCTCGCCGCTGTTTGTTTGCTTCGCGCGCGTGTTTGCACTCGCCGTGGGGCGAAAGCGCAGCGATAATAGTTGCTCGGATATAGTATATACGCCATATAGTAACCCCACTCATACCGAAAACCCCATCGCACAGATACAGGCGCGCACACTGCGAAAGGCCTAGATCTAATGGAAAACGCTTAATGTTTGTAAACAGACCGGGCAAAGCACATTtcttttcctttatttttttggcatATCGCATCTCAGTCGGAATGGTCTTCTCTCGGCTTCTCTCTACACATCTTTCTCccccaaacacacacactacGAACGTTGCTTTCACATTTTCATTCATCGCGAAACTTCCCATGAAATGTTGCAGAAACCTTAAGATAAGATATACGATGCGTTTACAAGACCTTAAGCTCAATAGTAATATTATAACCATAACTTACCTACGACTTTTCCATTTCATAAGACTGTGAAACAAATTCAACGTGGAATAATTGCTGTGTTTAatgcaaaataataaaacactGCTTACTACTTTAGCGGGAAATAATTATATTGAACTACTAAACTAGTGAATAATTAAAGAAAACCAGAAAAACATACTTATATTTAGTTAAATAATCTCAGCTGCActgaatattaaatttatatatatttatccCATATCGCCAGAGATTTTCTGATGTAATTAAAGTACACTCAGGATTTACTgtcaataatatttgtaatcgTTGTCTAAAAACGttctataatattttaacaacATCTGTGTTTGTTATCTTGCAGTGCAGTCACGTCGTGGGCCAATCCCGATCCCATTAGTCCCCACCCGGAGCTGGAGTGGTAGCCTAACATGGATATAGAAGTCAAGCATAGAGATTAGCCGAAtcctttgaattttaaattcaagATCCTAATTTAATATAGCCAAGTAGCATAGCGTAGCCTATAGCCCCTAGCCAGCGGAACGGTTCCAAGCCGCAAGCAACTCGCGTTCGTAGTCCAGATCGTAACTTAACCGAATCCCCCGGACACCAGCGAGAAAAACCACAGAGGCACTTCGAGGAGCAACATCATCATGACGACTGACACCCGCCGACGCGTCAAGTTGTACGCGCTGAATGCGGAGCGCCAATGGGATGACCGTGGCACGGGTCACGTGTCCTCCACCTACGTGGAGAGGTTAAAAGGTGGGTGTACAAAGTCAACCAACCCCCCCGGAGTGTGGTCTAAGTTTCTGCATCCCTTAACTACTTCCAGGCATCTCGCTTCTGGTTCGCGCCGAATCCGATGGATCGCTGCTTTTGGAGAGCAAGATACAACCGGACACCGCCTACCAGAAGCAACAGGACACCCTGATTGTGTGGTCCGAGGGCGACAACTTTGACTTGGCCCTGAGTTTCCAGGAAAAGGCGGGCTGTGACGAGATATGGGAGAAGATATGTCAGGTAAGAGTTGTTTAAGCTGCagctttttgaaaaaatagctACCGTTGATTTATATGTCAGTTCATTTAAGACGTGTGTCAAACGACGTCTCTCTATGTTGCTCGGTCATTTTGGTATTAACGACAATCCTAAACTAATGATTTTCCAGGTGCAAGGCAAGGATCCCTCTGTAGAGATAACACAGGACATTGTCGAAGAGTCTGAGGACGAGCGTTTTGAGGATATGTCGGACACCGCGCCACCCATTGAGCTGCCACCCTGCGAGCTTTCCCGGCTGGAGGACATTTCGGAGACGATACAGAGCTGTCTCTCTACGCCGCTGCGCAAGGAGAAGCTATCAATGGCCCTGGAGTCGGAGAGCTATATCAAGAAGCTGCTGAACTTGTTCCACGTGTGCGAGGACCTGGACAACACCGAGGGTCTGCACCACCTCTTCGAGATCTTCAAGAACATCTTCTTGCTGAATAAGAACGCGCTCTTCGAGATCATGTTTGCGGATGACACCATCTTCGACGTGGTCGGTTGCCTTGAGTACGATCCGAGCGTGGCTCAGCCCAAGAAGCATCGCCAGTATCTGAAGCAGTTGGCCAAGTTCCGCGAGGCGGTGCCGATCAAGAACCAGGACCTGCTGGCCAAGATCCACCAGACGTTCCGGGTGCAGTACATCCAGGACATTATCCTGCCCACACCATCGGTCTTTGTCGAGGACAATATGCTGAACACTCTGTCCAGCTTCATCTTCTTCAACAAGGTGGAGATTGTCACAATGATCCAGGACGATGAGCGCTTCCTGCTCGACGTGTTTGCGGTGCTGACGGATCCCGCCACCGGCGATGCGAAACGCCGCGACACAGTCCTCTTCCTGAAGGAGTTCTGCAACTTCGCCCAGAACCTGCAGCCGCAGGGCAAGGACTCGTTCTACAAAACTCTCACCTGCCTGGGCATCCTGCAGGCGTTAGAACTGACACTCGTGATGAACGACAAGAAGACCAAATCGGCCTCCATCGATATCCTCACGGCCATCGTTGAGTTCTCGCCGCTGGTGGTGCGCAACTACACGCTCAACCAGGCCAACAGGCCGGAGGGGGTAAGTTAATCTGCAGAATCTTTGTTGTAATACATGAATACTTATATTTACCTTTGCCTGCACGTAGGAGCGTATGCTACTGAACATTGCCATCGAACAAATGCTGAACGACTCGGAGCCGGAGCTTGGTATTGCGGTGCAACTGATGGGAATCGTTAAGATCCTGTTGGAGCCGGAGAACATGCTCACCGAGAAGGGCGATTTTCTCAACTTCTTTTACAAATACAGTGTCCAGACGTTAGTGGGTAAGTGCGACTCCAACACAATCAAGTTTTCAGCGTCTAACTACTCGATGTTTTCAGCCCCATTGATGCTTAACACCATGGGCGACCGTCCGCAGAACGAGGACTATCAGACGGCCCAGCTGCTGGGCATCGTCCTGGACATTCTGTCGTTCTGCGTGGAACACCACAGTTATCACATCAAAAACTTTTTGCTGCAAAAGGATCTCCTCAAGCGAATTCTGGTGCTGATGAAGAGCACACATACGTTCCTTGTCCTCGGCGCCCTGCGACTTCTGCGCAAGATAATTGCACTCAAAGATGAGTTTTACAACAGGTGAGTGTGACGTGATTAAATCAAATGCGGCATTGCTAATTGGATAATCCCTATCCGCAGACACATTGTAAAGTGTAATCTGTTTGCGCCGGTGGTGGATGCCTTCATCCGCAACAACGGCCGCTACAATCTGCTGGAGTCGGCCATTCTAGAGCTGTTTGAGTTTATAAAACTCGAGGACATCCGTACTCTGTGCGTTTACTTCGTGGAGAACTTTAGCAAGATATTTGATGAAATCGAATATGTGCAGACATTCAAGTACTTGAAGAATCGCTACGATCAGTACCAGGATCGGCTTAAGGACCGCGACAAGATGGAGAACCGCACGGACGGGTAAGTTTTGCTTTAGCGCCTTGTGCTCCAACACAAAGTGAAAATATTTGGGTATATCATCTTAAAGTGGCCTGCCCATCATCCGTAGCGGTGGCCGGTTTCGTCGGGATCAGCGGCAGATGGAGGAAGAGGAGGAGATGTGGTTCAATGAGGAGGACGATTTCACTGAGGAGATCGACACCTACAGCAATGTCATGAAATGTAAGtatatttaataattgaatacTTGGAATAACGATGGAAACAAATGTGGGTCATCATTCAATTAGGGTTTGGAGAAAttttatgtttatatttaaattattgatTCACCCAAGTTATATCTTCTGTTGTTCTTCTGTATTTAAACGTATTTTCCGTTCTTGCCTTGCAGCCGTCAGCGAAAAGAATGGCCCGCAAACGCAAAACCAGCAGAAATCCTCTCCGCCGCACAGTACGTCGCCGCACAGTGGTTTGCTGGGTAACCTGAGCACCACCGCGTCATCCACTGCCACATCCGCCTCGTCAGGCGCTCCAGTGGCCAGTGGCAGCAGTAGCCCCGAGGCGATCTCAGCCGACGAGCAGACGCAGACGGCAGTGCATTTAGTCGCCGCTGCCAACATCGCACTTcagcaccaccagcagcagcagcaacagcagcagaacCCATTCCAGCAACAGACCCAGCCCGAAATCGCGGAGCTGCAACAGCAGCTGCGCGGCGTGGAGACGCCACAAAGCCAGGACCTGGAGCTGTCGCAATCGGCCGTAGCCAGCGTATCGCCCTCTTCGTCATCCTCGTCTCTGGAGGCATCCACGTCCTCTTCATCGGCGTCCTCGTCTTCATCCTCGTCGTCATCGTCCTCGCCGCCCGGCTCATCCTCGGCCGCATCTCTTTCCGACTCGGCGACAGTGGCGGCCGTGGCAGCTTCTCAGTTTCTCTCAACGATCGCCACGGCCATGGCGGCGTCTGTtacggcggcggcggcggccaCAAGCGGCTCCCCCAACCTGTCGCCAGCTCCGGCTGTCTCCAGTCCGGATATCGAGAGCGCCGACGCCCAGTTGCCGCCCAGCGATGACGCCAGCAGCCCGGTCAGCGGGGATCAAGATGCGAACAGCACGGAAGCTGCCAGCAGTGAGGCAGATAAGGCGACGGGCAAAAAGGTGTGTTGCTGAACCCAATAATGTTAATTATAGGCAAAGAAAACACCGAccatgtttaatttttttaatgttacGACTACAAATTGTAAACATAAGTTTAAAAATGCTCTTTAGGAATTTTagttactttttgtatttataattttaccTAGCATAAGAAGCATGTAGTTTTTCTATTCATACGAATCTATTTACCATTCGCAGGGTCTGGTGGACTACGAGAGTGATTCTGGCGAAGATGACTACGAGGAGGACGAGGACTCCGAGGGGCCACAAGCACAAAAGCGCGCACGTCTGGCATAGTTGGCAGATGATGAATACAGCGGCATCAATTATAAATTAGTACACACATAACAGAACACAACCAACCACGGCATACAACAAACaacaagcaacacacagaccCCCAACACACACACCAACGAATGTTAGGATCGCATTGGCGGCAACGACAGGACAGCACAGCAGACAGCCGTACGATGTAAGATCGAACAAGAAAGCATACAATTAAATTTTAgcataaaatttattttaaaggaggAGCAAACAACACCTAAAGTAAACGAGAAATTATAAATCTTACTTTACTAAATTAAATAActacatataaatatatatattcaaatatatatgcatatgAAAACACAGCTAACTATAAATGATCAGCATCCACAGGCAGAGATGCAAACGAGTGCGTGTTGTTCGCGAGTTGGCAAAGCATTAACGAAAcaaaccaaaataaaatgtatttagtAGTTAAATCCCACACAAGAGAAACGCAGCAaaaaggaggaggaggaggtgccgTCAGGTGGTGGAGGACATTTGTACACAGGCAACATCCATTCGCAATGTCCCTAGTATATCAGCAGTTAACAGATCCTGTGAAGTTGGCTGCCGGCTTAGAATGTCGGTATTTGAAGGACAATTAATAAAATTGTGTCTTGCGCCTAGCTTAGTTGTAATGCTTAGAGTTAATCACTTTTACTATCATTACCTATGAGAACGACTTCCTGCCAATTGCACCACTATCACTCGTAGCGCTGTTTTCAACTGACAATTTGAGTAAACACTTCTTATCGCAAAAGCCTTTATAAAAGTTTCTATTGCAAACAGCGCTGTAACATCTTAAGCAACGTACATCTGTGTTATGTtactaaattttaaattttgaactACTCCCAAAACAGTAAAATTTGTatcaattgttttttttttgtttaattgttttttGAATAACAACCAGAAGCCATGGTTGCCAACTTGACAAAAACTGTTAATCCCTTGAGTTAGACGCAGATAACACTTGAACCCAATGAACCTTGTATATAATTTAGTCAGTCTCAATACGCGATTAGTTGATAACTGCCCTAGCACCACTGACGCCCACATTAAGCCCAAACAATTGATCTTGAAGGAATCGAAGGTTTTGCACATTATCGAGCAGATTTAAATTCAAACTCTTGTGGGTGATAACTTGAGAAGCGTTGTCTGACTGtgtaattaaaaacaattgttGCGCTATCCTTGCATTATTGAAACACACTCACCACAAACACATCAATAAATAACTAATTATAATGATAACAAATAGATCgtaaaataaaactaaagtGGGGTAAAGAAACATCAGCAAACAAATAACAATAACGTAAATTAAAATAGTCTCTTGAGTTCTCgtgtaagttttttttttcatatttaacGTTTAATTTGTATTGAACGACTGTAGGTGGGCTCACTTGGAACCACACCACTCCACCCACAAACGCATAAATACGTTCGCCCACGCTATAACCAATCTACATCCCACAACCACAATGACAGAAAGTAATAAAGTTATTTGTTAATAATCGTATTTGCCATGTGCGTTGCGTACTGtactacatttatttattttagtgtTTAAAAGAACTTGTCACTGCAAACGGTTTCCCTTGAGCAACCGATCGTTTGTTCCTCTCCCGAAGCCCACGATCTTAAGAATACACCCATGATAAAGCCGCGGAGAACGTATCCATACATATATCCTTCCAAGTTGATGTTTTGTTTGATTGATTGAGCAACATTAACAAGACGCATTCGCAAAGTGCATGAACAAGAATgatgaataaaaataaagaaaatgaTAATGAAAACTAAACGTAAACGTAAAGCGACAACACTATAGTTTATACATAGTATTTATATGAATCGTGTATTGTATATGATATGCTGTCTAATCCCTAATCCTAACACATACCCATTACATCTATAATTTGAATACTTTATTTAGTTGTTTAAACATCCGTGCGTAAAATGCGATATATATAActctatattattattatgagtaaattaaataatagtttttaatagtttttaaaCAGAATCAAATGGCTAAGCTCTCAAAGTGTTCTTTTATTTACTATATATGAAACACCTGATTGTCAGGTGTCGGGTGGTTTTTCACTGTCATGGTAACCGATTCAAGGACCAAACAAATGTTTCCAGCAAATGTTGACTAAACTTTTCGGTTTAGTCACTTCTTTGAACTGTAACCAAAATGTCGGTGGAAGACTCCTGGGTTTTTGATTCACTGGTGTGCTTTCTGCACGGCCCCATCTGGAATGCTCCGCTCCAGACTTTTATCGAGCAAAAGTCCTTAGGTGAGCACCCATTCTGACAATGGAATCCGCAATAACCCAAGGATTTGGTGCAGTCTTCGATCCCAATCTGCCGATGGATGAGAACAATCCAGATATACTACAGATCCACGAGGAATACAAGAATCTGGTGGATTACATGCTGGGCAGCTTTATGGAGGAGATGCAGATATCACCGGAGCAGTTCGAAATGGCCTGTCTCGAGGGTCGTCAGCAGGGGCAGGGCGAGAATCCCTTCCAGTTCCACCAAGTGCTGTTTCAGCAGGTACGTCCGGTCTCAGTCTTCAACGCAATAGTGTTCTCGAGGTGTCATCTTTCAGATATGGGCCGCCAACGACATCAAGATATTCATACGCATGATGACGCAACGTAACGTGGAGCTTCAGCTACAGGCCCTGGATCTCATCGAGAAAAATCAATTAGCCCAAAGTACCGCCGACGAGGGGGATGACCGCAGTGCGGACGCGAGCTCGGATCCAGGGTGGGTTTACGGTGGTTCCCCGTCAATAAACCTGTCTTATGCAATTGCGGGGGAAGTTCTATATGGTTTTGCACAGTGCCAAAACGTTTTAGATATATTTATTAGACTCATTTTGTTCTAGTTTGGCTAGGTTGTTCCTATATAGTTTCGGAATCTATTTCTGATTTTAAATTAACTCAAAAACTAACTGGTCAAATTTTAAACgattttgatttgtttttgcTAAATATATTATTCTCTTCAGTAGGATTTAGTCGCACTTACCATCTATACAAAGTAAGAATCTTAAAAAAACATTCGACTACACGTTGAACATCTTattcttaatttttgccaAGTCCTAATACATAATACTTTCCACAGTGATACCGCCTCCGAGGTGGAACAGTTGATAGCCAAGACGGTGGCCGACGAACTGGAGAGTCCTGAAGCGGCTCTAACTCCAGAGCAGGAGCCCAATATGGAACTGGTTAATGACAAGTTCCAGCGCCTGAATCTGTTCTTCGAGCAGGAGGATCATGTGGACCCCAGCGACGTGGTCTCGCGACAGGAGTACCTGCGCCAGCAACGCGACAAGATCGTGGAGATTAAGAAGCAGACGCGGGCCAAGCAACTGCAGGAGACCATGTCCCGCGGTACTCCGCATGCCCCGGAGGGAGCACGTCCCAGCTCCGCATTAGTGGCCCAACAGCTGCTGGAGAATGGCGGCCAGACCAAGGAGCTCTCGATGCCAGCTCCACTAGAAGCCGAGGAAAACGCTGCACTTCAACTCAGACGCAATCTGGCCAAGCGCTTGCGGAGCGAAGTGGTGGAACAGAAGTAAAAGGCAGGACACACTACTATTTTCTACTATTCCCATTTATTGCAGATGCTCAGCCAGAATTAACAACGTGCATAAGGTATTGCGACATGCAGACTAGTTCGTTTGGTGAATGCACAGGGTGTGTCATATGTTGTACTTGTCTCGTTTCCACTCGTCCATGTCCACATACAACCCAGATTTGATGGTAGTGGATTGTGTGTGGACATGGTCAAGGGAATCTCTACTAATTTCCATTAAGCTTTTCCTCAAAATAAACATATTGCTAGTGAAGTGTTTCCCAAAAACATTGTGTTGATTGCTCTTCTATGTTGGTATGCGATCCCGCAAGTAGGACATGATGGCATCGGTGCCCTTCATCAGGATCTGATGGCGGGGCTGGCGAAAAGGATTGCCCACCAGTTCCAAGTGtctgaaatttaaaaaggataTATATTTGCTCATACGAGTATTAATTTCCAATCTGGTTCTTACGTTATGTTGGTCAGATTCCCCAATGTGGGCGGCACTGCATCAATATCATTATTGCGCAAATCCAATGTACTAAGACGTGGCATACTCTGCAGACCCGATACATTTAACGTTTTAATGTGGTTCTCACTGGCAATGAGGATCTCCAGACCTTGCAACTCGTACACACAGTTGGGAACGAACTGGAAACTGAGAATTTAAAAAGAAGATAATCAAATGACCCTAGAGGATATTTTCATATGATCAACTTTTACTCACCGATTGTTGGCAATGTTGAGTTCCCGCAGAGTGTTCAAAACACCAAACTCCTTGGGCAGGTCATTCAACAGATTGTTGGACAAATTCAGGAAAGAAATACGTGTAAACTGGGAGATAAACTGAGGCACGTAGCCGATGACATTGTTGGATAGAACCAGCTCCGTGACCAGATCATGCATGAGCTGCAGTCTGAAAGTAATTGAATATTACAGTAATAATCCATGGGATCCAGTGGATTCCTTATAGCCTACCCATTGGGCAAGGTGCTCAGCTGGTTGCGCGCAAAGTCCACAACATGCACTCCTTCATCTCTGGCAATCTGGAACACCTGGTCGGGCACTTGAGTCAGTTCCTCCAGGTTGACAGCTAATGTACGTGTATGACGTAATTTGTATCTACAGGAGGTAGGAAAGATTGAAGTAAGCATTAAGATTGTCATAATCTACAAGATGTGATTAATGGgaattgtttaatttttggaACTTGGTGATACACTACACCCAACGTGGATGGACAGCTAAGTGAGAGGAATCATGCTGCCCATAGGAAAACTGcgtatgttgctgctgctggcacATAAAGTAATTTGGATGGGGATATTCTAGTCGCTGATATTGCTGGTGCTGCATGAAAAGGGATTTCATGTTGCCAATTGGATGCTGCTGCTGATAGCTCTCAGGCTCATAAATGTGTCCCTGCGTCTGGCGATCATATTCCTGGCAATTTCTGAGCGGTTCATACACACAACAGTGCTGCTGCATTTGCTGCTGACATGGATATGGACACTGATATTGAAACCCATCCTGCTGTTGTGGTTGATGATAGCTACTGCTGGGGAGATCAATCTGCTGTCCCGTCTGAAAGAAAAGCTCTATATGCATACCTATCCGGAAAGTTGCCGGGCATATCCCCAGAATCCGATTGGCCACCACGCAAACGGGTAACACTGATGCCGGGTAACTCTGATGTGAAGCCGCCATCGGAGCCACCTCCTTCCTCCTTGGCCTTGGCCAGCGCTCTCTCGTGCAGCGTCTTCAAAATCCGCGCCGTTCCACACTGCAGGATGTCGCGTCGGATCATCTTTATGGGATTTCCCTCCACCTGCAGGCTGATCAGGTGGGCCAAAGAGGACAATGTGACTGGCAACACACTGATCGTATTGTTGGACAAATCCAGGCGGTTCAGATTGCGCAGCAGGCACAGCTCGTCGGGCAGCTCTGTGATCTTGTTGTCCCTCAAGTCGAGTATCTTCAAATGTGGCAAGTTGCCGCACATGGCTTTTGGTATGGTCTGAAATGGGTGTTATTGAATATAAGTATCTCAAAAGTCTTAGAATAACTTAGATAACTATGATATTAGTACTATAACTTACCTTTATAAAATTATTGCTGGCATGCAATTCGCTCAAGGTCTCATTTCCCTCAAACTCGGGCAACTCCAAAATATCGTTGTGCTGCAGATAAAGGCATTCCAGCTTTCTCAGTAGACCCATATCTTCCGGCAAGCTGGTCAGGTCATTTTGCATCAGATCAATCTTTTGCAGAGCTAAGCACACGCAAATGTTAAACTTAGATTAGCAAGTATTGGAGGTGGTCCAGCACTTACAGCGCATGTTAACAAGATCGGGGGGCAGTTCCTTGATGTGATTGTAGGGCAACAGGAGCGCAGTTAGACGCACCAGGAACCCAATGCCACCGGGCAGGGATTGAATGTTGTTATGCCCGCCGTCCTTTCGTTACAATTGGGTTAGCAAGCAGTTGGTTAAGGGAGAATATATAGGATGGTATTAGTCAGATAAGACGCCACAACCAGAATTATgtttaaaactaaataaaaatagcttttcattcattcattttaatatacctagttcttcttaaaaaataaataaaatttttaatttaatgtgCACTTTATGATAAGTGTGCTTAAAATAAGAAACGGATGTTAATCGAAAAACTATTCTTTCGAtgaattataattttttttcgttcttAATTCCATAACCTGATTAAACTAAGATTTTAGTGTTATTGGTAGTctatgcatatatatttttttaggatttaaaatttctttcACCTAACTCACCAGAAACTCGAGCATATGAAGGTCACTGATGTCCGGATCGACTTCGTTGAACTCATTGTACGAAATGTTGAGGTGTCGCAGCTCAGGTAGACTGTAGATCGAACGGGGCAGCTGGCTGAGTTTGTTGTGGCTCACATTGAGGCGCATTAGCTTTTCCAACTTCCCGATTTCCGACGGAAGCTCCACCAGAGCATTATCGTGCAGCTAAAAATGATCGTTATTACACTGTTAAAACTccgatttaaaaataatgccATACAGTGAGAACGGTCAACGATTGCAGGTTCTCGATCTTGGGGGATATGTGCGTTAGCGTGTTGGAGCTCAGGTCCAGGTTGTTTAAT is from Drosophila suzukii chromosome 3, CBGP_Dsuzu_IsoJpt1.0, whole genome shotgun sequence and encodes:
- the f-cup gene encoding leucine-rich repeat-containing protein 40 isoform X4 → MCGPYPRRRRYYQIREFQMASSADELESEDPDDELELDDDPEPASRVEDLPERLYDINEADTESKTANLEQLTIKEEDAWWNQVPLNNLDLSSNTLTHISPKIENLQSLTVLTLHDNALVELPSEIGKLEKLMRLNVSHNKLSQLPRSIYSLPELRHLNISYNEFNEVDPDISDLHMLEFLDGGHNNIQSLPGGIGFLVRLTALLLPYNHIKELPPDLVNMRSLQKIDLMQNDLTSLPEDMGLLRKLECLYLQHNDILELPEFEGNETLSELHASNNFIKTIPKAMCGNLPHLKILDLRDNKITELPDELCLLRNLNRLDLSNNTISVLPVTLSSLAHLISLQVEGNPIKMIRRDILQCGTARILKTLHERALAKAKEEGGGSDGGFTSELPGISVTRLRGGQSDSGDMPGNFPDRYKLRHTRTLAVNLEELTQVPDQVFQIARDEGVHVVDFARNQLSTLPNGLQLMHDLVTELVLSNNVIGYVPQFISQFTRISFLNLSNNLLNDLPKEFGVLNTLRELNIANNRFQFVPNCVYELQGLEILIASENHIKTLNVSGLQSMPRLSTLDLRNNDIDAVPPTLGNLTNITHLELVGNPFRQPRHQILMKGTDAIMSYLRDRIPT
- the f-cup gene encoding leucine-rich repeat-containing protein 40 isoform X1; the encoded protein is MMNFSDSQGVEFSSFHGAQECDQASAFGGDFDFGHSCFTHYGCPSEMSDETGRGRGRPSARVNSSASRIPRCAPSPRQTPPAALSPRPNYSFRPIFHERSNHEDDQVLTQQLWKLARKSGTLNLSNKALARVPERLYDINEADTESKTANLEQLTIKEEDAWWNQVPLNNLDLSSNTLTHISPKIENLQSLTVLTLHDNALVELPSEIGKLEKLMRLNVSHNKLSQLPRSIYSLPELRHLNISYNEFNEVDPDISDLHMLEFLDGGHNNIQSLPGGIGFLVRLTALLLPYNHIKELPPDLVNMRSLQKIDLMQNDLTSLPEDMGLLRKLECLYLQHNDILELPEFEGNETLSELHASNNFIKTIPKAMCGNLPHLKILDLRDNKITELPDELCLLRNLNRLDLSNNTISVLPVTLSSLAHLISLQVEGNPIKMIRRDILQCGTARILKTLHERALAKAKEEGGGSDGGFTSELPGISVTRLRGGQSDSGDMPGNFPDSSYHQPQQQDGFQYQCPYPCQQQMQQHCCVYEPLRNCQEYDRQTQGHIYEPESYQQQHPIGNMKSLFMQHQQYQRLEYPHPNYFMCQQQQHTQFSYGQHDSSHLAVHPRWVYKLRHTRTLAVNLEELTQVPDQVFQIARDEGVHVVDFARNQLSTLPNGLQLMHDLVTELVLSNNVIGYVPQFISQFTRISFLNLSNNLLNDLPKEFGVLNTLRELNIANNRFQFVPNCVYELQGLEILIASENHIKTLNVSGLQSMPRLSTLDLRNNDIDAVPPTLGNLTNITHLELVGNPFRQPRHQILMKGTDAIMSYLRDRIPT
- the f-cup gene encoding leucine-rich repeat-containing protein 40 isoform X3; protein product: MSDETGRGRGRPSARVNSSASRIPRCAPSPRQTPPAALSPRPNYSFRPIFHERSNHEDDQVLTQQLWKLARKSGTLNLSNKALARVPERLYDINEADTESKTANLEQLTIKEEDAWWNQVPLNNLDLSSNTLTHISPKIENLQSLTVLTLHDNALVELPSEIGKLEKLMRLNVSHNKLSQLPRSIYSLPELRHLNISYNEFNEVDPDISDLHMLEFLDGGHNNIQSLPGGIGFLVRLTALLLPYNHIKELPPDLVNMRSLQKIDLMQNDLTSLPEDMGLLRKLECLYLQHNDILELPEFEGNETLSELHASNNFIKTIPKAMCGNLPHLKILDLRDNKITELPDELCLLRNLNRLDLSNNTISVLPVTLSSLAHLISLQVEGNPIKMIRRDILQCGTARILKTLHERALAKAKEEGGGSDGGFTSELPGISVTRLRGGQSDSGDMPGNFPDRYKLRHTRTLAVNLEELTQVPDQVFQIARDEGVHVVDFARNQLSTLPNGLQLMHDLVTELVLSNNVIGYVPQFISQFTRISFLNLSNNLLNDLPKEFGVLNTLRELNIANNRFQFVPNCVYELQGLEILIASENHIKTLNVSGLQSMPRLSTLDLRNNDIDAVPPTLGNLTNITHLELVGNPFRQPRHQILMKGTDAIMSYLRDRIPT